One window of the Acidobacteriota bacterium genome contains the following:
- a CDS encoding zinc ribbon domain-containing protein, with amino-acid sequence MYCPNCANQIETNQKFCRACGANVSLVPQALTGQLPVAIPDDSDLSFHERRKRRRRKEATIEGAIGKFFSGIGFLLAALFVTFRFPGGFTWGWSFLFPAFALIGEGIGQYVKVKQMERQRAFTPQMMPTNFQQSVPPQPRVAELSAPTTSELVSPPSSISEHTTKHLNRQ; translated from the coding sequence ATGTACTGCCCAAACTGTGCGAATCAGATCGAAACCAACCAAAAATTCTGTCGTGCTTGCGGAGCCAATGTCAGCCTGGTGCCACAAGCCCTGACAGGTCAATTGCCGGTTGCCATCCCCGATGACAGCGATTTGAGCTTTCACGAACGCCGCAAACGTCGCCGCCGCAAAGAAGCAACCATCGAGGGCGCCATCGGCAAATTCTTTTCTGGCATTGGTTTTCTGTTGGCGGCACTGTTTGTGACATTCAGATTTCCCGGCGGATTCACTTGGGGCTGGTCATTTCTGTTTCCGGCATTTGCCCTGATTGGCGAAGGCATTGGCCAATACGTGAAGGTAAAGCAGATGGAGCGTCAGCGTGCCTTTACTCCTCAAATGATGCCAACCAATTTCCAACAATCTGTTCCGCCCCAACCGCGCGTGGCTGAACTTTCCGCGCCGACGACTTCGGAACTGGTTTCTCCTCCCTCCAGCATTTCCGAACACACGACCAAACATTTGAATCGTCAATAA
- a CDS encoding ABC transporter ATP-binding protein, with the protein MIAPAEIEPIVSEHPDRFALSGFFPAIRIEGLTKRFGDLAAVDHLSLTVPTGSMFGFLGPNGAGKSTTIGCLTGLLDPTSGRIELLGKKFDSDSSDLKRRIGVMPEGLGLFDHLYAHEFLAFNARMFGLAEATVRQRVEELLVAMDLASATHKRLAEYSTGMRKKVAFAAAIIHRPEILFLDEPFESIDPAGVAMLKDWLRRFVAGGRTVFMTTHVLETVERLCDEVAIINHGKIAWQGDVAKLMTGGKLECDGRQFDTLEALFLHLVGERHGELGWL; encoded by the coding sequence ATGATTGCACCTGCTGAAATTGAACCCATTGTTTCCGAGCATCCTGACCGATTTGCTTTATCCGGATTTTTCCCGGCTATTCGCATCGAAGGACTGACCAAACGATTTGGTGATTTGGCCGCCGTGGATCATCTTTCACTGACGGTTCCCACTGGAAGCATGTTCGGCTTTCTTGGGCCGAACGGCGCAGGCAAAAGCACTACGATCGGTTGCCTGACAGGATTGCTTGATCCCACTTCGGGCAGGATCGAATTGCTCGGCAAAAAGTTTGACAGCGATTCGAGCGATCTGAAACGCCGCATCGGTGTTATGCCCGAAGGGCTGGGACTGTTCGATCATCTTTATGCCCACGAATTTCTGGCCTTCAATGCGAGGATGTTCGGATTGGCCGAAGCCACCGTTCGCCAGCGCGTGGAAGAGCTGCTGGTTGCCATGGATCTGGCTTCGGCAACTCACAAACGGTTGGCCGAATACAGCACGGGTATGCGCAAAAAAGTCGCTTTTGCCGCCGCAATCATTCACCGTCCGGAAATTCTGTTTCTGGATGAACCGTTTGAAAGCATTGATCCGGCGGGCGTAGCAATGCTGAAAGATTGGCTGCGCCGTTTTGTCGCCGGAGGCCGAACGGTTTTTATGACCACGCACGTGTTGGAAACCGTCGAACGATTGTGTGACGAGGTGGCCATCATCAATCACGGCAAAATCGCCTGGCAGGGCGATGTCGCCAAATTGATGACTGGCGGCAAGCTGGAATGCGATGGCCGACAGTTCGACACGCTCGAAGCCCTGTTTTTACACCTTGTCGGCGAACGGCACGGCGAATTGGGATGGCTATAA
- a CDS encoding sugar phosphate isomerase/epimerase yields the protein MNRREFIQHTALITAATAASLPAIGGFTAEAKVNWPVGCFNRPWTKWSFDETLKQIKAAGYKTTGLLSRTREEPFIAADAKPEYLDALKKKLAASGLTANMGALRSRHNIPIEDSVKEMRQQIDNAKFLGLQYILTFGVDKPEEYAHYYKVMHESAVYADEKKIKLVMKPHGGGSGASDEILRAMKEVNHRNFKIWYDAGNIIYYTGKDPIEELKPIVQHVTGFCAKDCPSVKGEVMSQFGTGKVDFAGVFKVMKAAGFKGPIMVEGVKVGATPEETAANAKANREFLEKVLASV from the coding sequence ATGAACCGACGAGAATTTATTCAACACACCGCGCTTATCACGGCTGCCACCGCGGCCTCTTTACCAGCAATTGGCGGATTCACCGCCGAAGCCAAGGTCAATTGGCCGGTTGGCTGTTTCAATCGTCCCTGGACGAAATGGTCGTTTGACGAAACGCTGAAGCAGATCAAAGCCGCCGGATACAAAACCACGGGATTGCTCAGCCGCACGCGCGAAGAACCGTTCATCGCGGCAGATGCCAAACCGGAATATCTGGACGCGCTGAAAAAGAAGCTGGCCGCCAGCGGTTTGACGGCCAACATGGGCGCGCTGCGCTCGCGGCACAACATTCCCATCGAAGATTCCGTCAAGGAAATGCGCCAGCAGATTGATAACGCCAAGTTTCTGGGCTTGCAATACATTCTGACCTTCGGCGTGGACAAGCCGGAAGAGTACGCGCATTACTACAAAGTCATGCACGAATCCGCCGTGTATGCCGACGAAAAGAAAATCAAGCTGGTCATGAAACCGCACGGCGGAGGCAGCGGCGCTTCGGACGAAATCTTGCGCGCCATGAAAGAAGTCAATCATCGCAACTTCAAGATTTGGTACGACGCCGGAAACATCATCTATTACACCGGCAAAGACCCAATTGAAGAGTTGAAACCGATCGTCCAACACGTGACCGGTTTCTGCGCCAAAGATTGCCCGTCGGTCAAAGGCGAAGTGATGAGCCAGTTTGGCACCGGCAAAGTGGATTTCGCAGGCGTGTTCAAGGTGATGAAAGCCGCCGGATTCAAAGGGCCGATTATGGTCGAAGGCGTCAAAGTCGGCGCAACCCCCGAAGAAACCGCCGCCAACGCCAAAGCTAATCGCGAATTCCTGGAAAAGGTTCTGGCTTCGGTTTAA
- a CDS encoding DUF4412 domain-containing protein yields MTSFVSRLKPLLYLIFVALPLIGCSKTTTNSASGSSAGTPASSSSSSSESAGGGTFEGVITSKMSLSSQGMEIKYSIKGTRTRVETQLAAGGTQTGVMLMDLASGSQTMLLPQMKTYMTTNWNAEGGLKNLAEKMAEKTGNTSFKATATGKTETIAGHTCTHWILGDKQDMDVCLAKGLGYFGGGGQSGSVLDQLRNLALGDKAKAQFQDNPEFLKFVEGGAFPLKLATIENGQPRAIMEVTSVEQKPLDDSLFAIPADYHKMEIPGIPTGKK; encoded by the coding sequence ATGACAAGTTTCGTTTCCCGCCTGAAACCGCTTCTGTACCTGATTTTCGTCGCGCTGCCGTTGATCGGATGCAGCAAAACAACAACCAATTCCGCTTCCGGTTCCAGTGCCGGAACGCCGGCCAGTTCTTCCTCTTCCAGCAGCGAATCTGCTGGCGGCGGAACGTTCGAGGGAGTGATCACGTCCAAAATGAGCCTTAGCAGCCAGGGCATGGAAATCAAATACTCCATCAAAGGCACACGCACTCGCGTTGAAACGCAGCTTGCGGCGGGCGGCACACAAACCGGCGTGATGCTGATGGATCTCGCTTCCGGATCGCAAACCATGTTGTTGCCGCAAATGAAAACCTACATGACCACCAACTGGAACGCGGAAGGCGGGTTGAAAAATCTGGCCGAAAAGATGGCCGAAAAGACCGGCAACACGTCGTTCAAGGCGACCGCCACCGGCAAAACCGAAACCATCGCCGGTCACACTTGCACGCATTGGATTTTGGGCGACAAACAAGACATGGATGTTTGCCTGGCCAAAGGCCTGGGCTATTTCGGCGGTGGAGGCCAATCCGGCAGCGTGCTGGATCAACTCCGCAACCTCGCGCTCGGCGACAAAGCCAAAGCCCAATTTCAAGATAACCCCGAATTTCTGAAATTCGTCGAAGGCGGCGCGTTCCCACTGAAACTCGCCACCATCGAAAACGGCCAACCGCGCGCCATCATGGAAGTCACCAGCGTCGAACAAAAACCGCTGGACGATTCGCTGTTCGCAATTCCAGCCGACTACCACAAGATGGAAATTCCAGGAATTCCAACAGGCAAGAAGTAA
- a CDS encoding insulinase family protein, with amino-acid sequence MKSKVVKQISDDQRFEVRKTRLSNGLVVLTEQMPYLRSVSFGVFLRSGSRHETEDRHGLTHFIEHALFKGTRRRSVAQIAAEGDALGGNLDAFTGREMVGFYNNVLDEHLPQAFDLIADVVTSPAFDPHELRKERGVIIEEIKMVEDTPDDLIFDLFCSHFYPKHPLGRPILGTAKTLSRFTNGVVENYYDEIYCPNNLVIAAAGNIEHSQMVKLAKAYFGRLQTRRSKLVSSTPRSTASLRVRHKAELEQSHIVIGVPCPSLVSDDIYTANLLAVILGGGMSSRLFQTIREEFGLAYTVFASINPFRDCGYLTIYAGTSTDRLDKTIEATMAELRKIKTELISEEELERNKEQLKASVRLNLESSGSRMSALASNEMNFGRFISTDEVISEIEAVTVEGLRALAKKVFRSGRLAVTLLGDLKGFKLKRSRLEC; translated from the coding sequence ATGAAATCAAAAGTAGTAAAACAAATCAGCGACGATCAAAGATTCGAGGTCCGCAAAACCAGACTTAGTAATGGGTTGGTTGTGTTGACAGAACAAATGCCGTACCTGCGCTCGGTCAGTTTCGGAGTGTTTCTTCGCAGCGGTTCGCGCCATGAAACTGAAGACAGGCATGGGTTGACGCATTTCATCGAACACGCTCTTTTCAAAGGCACGCGGCGACGCTCTGTCGCACAGATTGCGGCGGAAGGCGACGCGTTGGGCGGAAATCTTGACGCGTTCACGGGTCGGGAGATGGTCGGGTTTTACAATAATGTTTTAGATGAGCACCTGCCGCAAGCCTTTGATTTGATTGCTGATGTTGTGACATCACCAGCGTTCGACCCGCACGAATTGCGAAAAGAACGCGGCGTTATCATCGAAGAAATCAAAATGGTTGAAGACACGCCGGATGATTTAATCTTCGATCTTTTTTGCTCTCACTTTTATCCGAAACACCCGCTTGGCCGACCCATTCTGGGCACCGCGAAAACGCTGTCCAGATTCACCAACGGCGTGGTGGAAAATTATTACGACGAAATTTACTGCCCGAACAATCTGGTGATCGCCGCCGCCGGAAACATCGAGCACTCCCAAATGGTCAAGCTGGCGAAAGCTTATTTCGGACGATTGCAAACCCGCCGGTCAAAACTGGTTTCTTCAACACCACGATCAACCGCTTCCTTGAGAGTGCGGCATAAAGCGGAACTGGAACAATCTCACATCGTGATTGGTGTTCCCTGCCCGTCGCTGGTGAGCGATGACATTTACACCGCCAATTTGCTGGCGGTGATCTTGGGCGGAGGGATGAGTTCGCGGTTATTTCAAACCATCCGCGAGGAATTCGGATTGGCGTACACTGTTTTCGCCAGCATCAATCCCTTTCGCGATTGCGGTTATTTGACGATTTACGCGGGAACTTCGACCGACCGTCTGGACAAAACCATCGAAGCCACAATGGCCGAATTGCGAAAAATCAAAACCGAGTTGATCAGCGAAGAAGAGCTGGAGCGCAACAAGGAGCAGTTGAAAGCCTCCGTGCGGCTGAACCTGGAATCCTCCGGGTCGCGCATGAGCGCGCTGGCGTCCAATGAAATGAATTTTGGCCGCTTCATTTCCACCGACGAAGTCATTTCCGAAATTGAGGCCGTGACCGTTGAAGGTTTGCGCGCGCTGGCCAAAAAGGTTTTTCGATCCGGCAGACTCGCCGTCACCCTGTTGGGAGACTTGAAAGGTTTCAAACTGAAACGGTCGCGGTTAGAGTGTTAA
- a CDS encoding cupin domain-containing protein → MLIVNRRDSNVIHTPHGSEIRPLMDRTTSPINLCSLAEELLPPGATVPPHHHEVLEEIYYIVEGIGVMTVGEEQREVGAGDAIYIPRQHRHTLTNTGSTPMRILLVCGPAFFYEDHRLESAGHQK, encoded by the coding sequence ATGTTGATCGTTAACCGCCGAGATTCCAACGTCATCCACACGCCGCACGGTTCTGAGATTCGTCCTCTGATGGATCGAACGACTTCGCCGATCAATCTGTGTTCGCTGGCGGAAGAACTCTTGCCACCCGGCGCAACCGTTCCGCCGCATCACCACGAAGTGCTGGAAGAGATTTACTACATTGTCGAAGGTATTGGGGTAATGACTGTTGGAGAAGAACAGCGCGAAGTCGGCGCGGGTGACGCTATCTACATTCCGCGCCAGCATCGCCACACGCTGACCAACACTGGCTCAACACCGATGCGGATTTTGCTGGTGTGCGGCCCAGCGTTCTTTTACGAAGATCATCGGTTGGAATCCGCCGGGCACCAGAAATGA
- a CDS encoding YpdA family putative bacillithiol disulfide reductase — MENKTVLDVIVIGGGPTGLACAIEAQRAGFSHLVIEKGCVVNSLFHYPTQLVFFTTPELLEIGDLPFVCEREKPNRQEALKYYRRVVDTYKLNVNQYERVLGVSGTDGDFHVETELMMTGERRSFRSKKIVVAIGYFDYPNLMGIPGEDLPKVSHYYKDAHPFYNRDVAIIGAANSAAINALDLYRHGARVIIIHRQAHLRSTIKYWILPDIENRIKNGEIAAHFNTIVTEIKPTSICIRHLETGEESELPNDFVFALTGYHTDNDFLRSLGIEIDPETMKPKFNAETMESNVKGIYLAGVVIAGKETGKIFIENGRFHGGQIARDLLIRLSMQ, encoded by the coding sequence ATGGAGAACAAAACTGTATTGGATGTGATTGTGATTGGCGGAGGCCCTACGGGACTGGCCTGTGCGATTGAAGCGCAGCGCGCCGGATTCAGCCATCTGGTCATCGAAAAAGGCTGCGTCGTCAATTCCCTTTTCCATTACCCGACACAGCTTGTCTTCTTTACGACGCCGGAATTGCTGGAAATCGGCGACCTGCCGTTTGTTTGCGAACGCGAAAAACCCAATCGCCAGGAAGCACTGAAGTATTACCGTCGCGTGGTAGACACCTACAAACTGAACGTCAACCAGTACGAGCGCGTGCTTGGCGTCAGCGGCACGGACGGCGATTTCCACGTCGAAACCGAATTGATGATGACGGGTGAACGCCGCAGCTTCCGGTCAAAAAAAATCGTTGTCGCCATTGGCTATTTCGACTATCCCAACCTGATGGGCATTCCCGGCGAAGACTTGCCCAAAGTTTCGCACTATTACAAAGACGCGCATCCGTTTTACAACCGCGACGTCGCCATCATCGGCGCAGCCAATTCCGCCGCCATCAACGCGCTTGACCTGTACCGCCACGGAGCGCGCGTGATCATCATTCATCGCCAAGCCCATCTGCGCTCGACCATCAAATACTGGATTCTGCCCGACATCGAAAACCGCATCAAAAACGGAGAAATCGCCGCCCACTTCAACACCATCGTCACGGAAATCAAACCGACTTCGATCTGTATTCGCCATCTGGAAACCGGCGAAGAATCCGAACTGCCGAACGATTTCGTCTTCGCGCTGACGGGTTATCACACCGACAACGATTTTTTGCGCTCGTTGGGGATCGAAATTGATCCTGAAACGATGAAGCCGAAGTTCAACGCCGAAACGATGGAATCCAATGTAAAAGGCATTTATCTGGCAGGCGTCGTCATCGCGGGAAAAGAAACCGGCAAGATTTTCATCGAAAATGGGCGCTTCCACGGTGGCCAGATCGCCAGAGATTTGCTTATTCGCCTCTCAATGCAATGA
- a CDS encoding AAA family ATPase yields MKRVVVIGTSGTGKTTFAGKLARLLNVPHIELDQLHWNPNWRETPRDQFIEKVKVATDAPAWVVDGNYTTKVSRIVWQRADTIVWLEYPFRVILFRLLIRTFKRLVLGEECCNGNRESWRMVFSHDSIILWAFQSHWRHRREYAAKLRDPAHAHLRQVRLRTPAEAERWLKQIRA; encoded by the coding sequence ATGAAACGGGTCGTCGTCATTGGCACTTCGGGAACGGGCAAAACGACCTTTGCCGGCAAGCTGGCACGCTTACTGAACGTGCCGCACATCGAACTGGATCAATTGCACTGGAACCCGAACTGGCGGGAAACGCCGCGCGATCAGTTTATTGAAAAGGTCAAGGTTGCGACCGATGCGCCCGCCTGGGTTGTAGATGGCAATTACACCACTAAAGTTAGCCGCATTGTCTGGCAACGCGCGGACACTATCGTCTGGTTGGAGTATCCGTTTCGCGTCATTCTCTTTCGGTTGCTGATTCGCACCTTCAAAAGGCTGGTGTTGGGCGAAGAATGTTGCAACGGCAACCGCGAATCGTGGCGAATGGTGTTTTCTCACGATTCCATCATTTTGTGGGCGTTTCAATCGCATTGGCGGCATCGGCGAGAGTACGCCGCCAAGCTGCGCGATCCGGCGCACGCGCATTTGCGCCAGGTACGGCTTCGCACTCCTGCCGAGGCCGAACGTTGGCTAAAACAGATTCGCGCTTGA